The region GAAAAAAGATCGCTCAATAAGCGCAAAAGTTAGCGAAACAAAGATACCAAAGAGTAAAACCATCGCTGCGCTCACTTCACGCTGAATTCGTAATCTATCAATTTGATAAAATAAGCGTGGCACCGCCAGTAACACCAATAACGACCAACCAAGACTCAATACCCAGCCAATCACACCAATATCACTGGGAATCAGCATTGCATGCAAAAATAACACCAACAAAAGTGTGTTGCTATAGATCATACGCTCTTTCATTTATACCCTCGATCCTTCTGCCTGCACATACGCCTGCCCATGCTTGAGTAACTCATATATATAGATGCCCTCACGAGTTGGCCTACTCTGCTCTGTTATATAACGATGATACCCCTCCAGCAGTTGATCACTAGGCAAGGGAACATAAAGATACTCTTTGGCATAAACAACTGCTTTTAGATCGCCACTATTCCCATAATGCGCGATCAACTCCAAAGGCAGACCATAATTCTCCACCCACAAGTTGAGCACCCAAAAGAGCTCCTCACTACTAGGCAGCTCCTCGTCCAACTGAAGCGCTCCATAGGATCCACGAATAACGCGACGAATCGTAGCATCTTGAACGGTATAGGCAACGACATAATCTTGTGAAATACCGACTTTATTTAACATCTCATAATTGTAATTCAGACTCTTTTTTTTGTACATAAAAGAAGAGACAATGGTTAATATCAATAAAATAAACGCGATTACCCCAAAAGTGATGCCATAAATTTTTGCACTGCGCTCCATTCTCATGTGCGATGCCTCCCTAGCTTTTGTTTAGAAAATGTACGCCCCAACGTATGACGATGAATGACGGGACTAACCATATTTGCAATCAAAATCGCCACGACAAAGCTAAGATCCCCTAGTTGATATCCCCAAAAAAAGAGCGCGCTCAAAAAACCAATCAACAATCCATAAAAAATCTTCCCGATAAGGCGCATGGGTATAGAAGAGGGATTAGGTGCAACAAATAGCGCAAGGAAAAGCCAACTCCCACCACTAGCAAGAGGCGTAAATGATTCTCCAGCCATCATCGATAAGAGGTAAGCCAGACTTAGGTACGATAGAATAGCGCTGAGACTGACCGAGCCATTGATAATGCCCAACAAGGTTAAGATAAGCCAACTAGCGACCAACACTCCAGCTAATATCGGGTTAGACCACAGCGTCGCCAAGCCGGCATAGGGAGTACTCAACAAATAATAGAGTAAGCCCACCATCGCAGGATTGAGGTAGTTCGCCCCCATGCCACCAATCGCCCACTTACCTATAATAATGGTGAAAAAAGCAATGCTAAAGAGCGTCCATGGATCGAAGAGCTGTATAGGCAGAAGTAATGCTAAAATCGTCGCACTCACCCAAGCCGTACCGTCTAAGAGCATAAATTTTCGATACAAAAGATTCATCAAAAGCTCCAGACCCGTGCTCATCGCTAATAAAATACCCCAACGTAGAAGAATCTCCCCCTGCCCTTCCAATAACCATGCAAGGATCAATTGCAAACCCAACGCTAGTGTCATCAAGCCCATCTGCAAAGAGGTGCGTTGCCAGCTACGGATAAACGGTGCCGACTTGACCCCAGAAAAGAGTATCTCCATGATGCTATTGCCTCCCCGTTAGCGTAGGTTTATCTTGTGCTTGCACAAATGTCTGACTTAGCTCCAATCTTGCAGGGCAGTGATACGAACAGAGCCCACAAGTGATACACTCCGATAGTCCATAGGCATGCGCAATGTCGAGACGATTTGCCTTAATGCTCTGGTACATCTCTCGTGGGGCAAGAGACAAGGGACAACCACGAAAACAGGCACTACAGCCACTGCATGCGGTGGGTCTTGCCGATTTTGTCTCTTTTGGCAACA is a window of Entomospira culicis DNA encoding:
- a CDS encoding RnfABCDGE type electron transport complex subunit D, coding for MEILFSGVKSAPFIRSWQRTSLQMGLMTLALGLQLILAWLLEGQGEILLRWGILLAMSTGLELLMNLLYRKFMLLDGTAWVSATILALLLPIQLFDPWTLFSIAFFTIIIGKWAIGGMGANYLNPAMVGLLYYLLSTPYAGLATLWSNPILAGVLVASWLILTLLGIINGSVSLSAILSYLSLAYLLSMMAGESFTPLASGGSWLFLALFVAPNPSSIPMRLIGKIFYGLLIGFLSALFFWGYQLGDLSFVVAILIANMVSPVIHRHTLGRTFSKQKLGRHRT